The genomic stretch GTAATCTGCATACTTATCTTTCAGGCCCCTGGGGTCCAAACCAAGGTAAGAGTAATGCGCCCAGAATAATGGCCCTCCATTCCAGGCATCGCCCTGGTGTTTCATCTGCAATTTGTATTTATAGTTGGCAGCAATGCCATCAGGTTTATTCACCTCTTTTATCTTTCCATTGTCTGCCCAGCCCTCGTGGTATACTTCGGCAGGCACGCCATGTGTGGGAGAAGAGGCAGCAAGCACATACATGATCAGGCATTCATTATACCCACGAACGGCAAAATTCATCTCCCATCCATACGTTGGGCTCCAGTGCCAGTACAATACATTCTTCCCGTTGCGGTACCAGTCGAATTCCACTTCCCTCCATAATTTATCGGCCCGGGCTGCCAATGCTTTTTCTTCTGCACTGCCATTTTGAAAATATTGACGTACACAAAGAAGGCCCTGCACCATAAAAGATGTTTCCACCAGGTCGCCGCCATTGTCTTTTCTTCCGAAAGGAACTACTTTACCCGTCTCTCCATTCCACCAATGCGGCCATGCGCCATGAAAACGGTCAGCTGTTTCTAAAAATCGTACGATCTTTTCCAGGTGTTTTCTTCCTTCTTCCCTGGCAACAAAACCTCTTTCTATTCCAACCAATATGGCCATTACCCCAAAGCCGGCGCCGCCGCTTGTAACCACGTTCTTATCGTTGTATGGATACTTATCATCTGCATGAAAACGTTCTCTTCCTAAACCGCTCACCGGTTCTGCTCCGTCCCAGAAATACCGGAAGGTTTGCTGCTGCACCAGCCGGAACAAAGCGGTATCTGCCGGTACAAGCGCTGTATTTTTTTGTGCGGTCACTTTTTCCCCGGAATTGCAGGCGCAAACCAGCAGTATCACAAATAAGAAAACAGGGAATCGTTTAGTCATGGCTTGCGGACATTTATAAATAAGGCGCTGTAAATCCTAATACATTCTTCATCCCGTTCTTCACTTCGGGGCAACTGGTCAATAAATTCCATACCAGCCCGCTGCGGTAGTTTTCGATCATCACAATTATTGGCCCCTGGTCAATGGCCAGGAATGAATCGGCATACCAGAGGTCCTTTAAAGAGAAGGCATCCACAAATCCATACTGCTTCCATATCTTATCCCCCAGTTTGTAATAAAAGAACCGCAACGCATTCATGCTTTCCGTTGGCGTGTATGGAAAAGAGGAAAGCGCGGCTGTTGGCGAGATCACTCCAATATCATTGTTCGGCTCATTGGCATTGTACCCTCCGGGCACATCACTGGCTGTCAATCCCCAGCAAAGATTGCTGTATCCAAAATAACTTCTTGGGTTTG from Chitinophagaceae bacterium encodes the following:
- a CDS encoding beta-glucosidase — encoded protein: MTKRFPVFLFVILLVCACNSGEKVTAQKNTALVPADTALFRLVQQQTFRYFWDGAEPVSGLGRERFHADDKYPYNDKNVVTSGGAGFGVMAILVGIERGFVAREEGRKHLEKIVRFLETADRFHGAWPHWWNGETGKVVPFGRKDNGGDLVETSFMVQGLLCVRQYFQNGSAEEKALAARADKLWREVEFDWYRNGKNVLYWHWSPTYGWEMNFAVRGYNECLIMYVLAASSPTHGVPAEVYHEGWADNGKIKEVNKPDGIAANYKYKLQMKHQGDAWNGGPLFWAHYSYLGLDPRGLKDKYADYWEENKNQALINFQWCVDNPNKFKGYGPNNWGLTSSYSVKGYDGHAPTTKRDIGVISPTAALSSFPYTPDQSMAAMKHWYNDMKDKLWGPYGFYDAFSEQHNWYVPHYLAIDQGPIVVMMENYRSGLLWKLFMSCPEIRTGLKKLGFESPYLK